In a genomic window of Malassezia japonica chromosome 4, complete sequence:
- the CDC7 gene encoding non-specific serine/threonine protein kinase (EggNog:ENOG503NVAD; COG:T), which yields MGEPAKPTPPPKREGNFEEQLRSFDNVPLFMRNLPGEDDKNVALDALQALAYEGHPDDAAENFKKQGNEYFLAKRYREALGFYRQGLEAKPGGRPLIESLYLNSAACNLELQNYGRALIDTRNAMQVNPDSLKALYRATKAFLALDRLDDALGACDLALERAPESADFTALRKKASDRAALLKRRADELAEKKRRDQLLDDAVRVACVARGLWVDKVSGTDDAHTPKFDPDALPAYAKASLPPSEWRAPDPIRTPMLFPVIFLYPQHSQSDLIAEFHEDTTVGQHLEAMFPPEARGSLPWDPSGEYVASNLSVIAMTHQRRLLRVGHKLSLRTIMDQGAKDAPDGKPEHRDGLVLHNGAVSLAVFPKGSAAERTDSDVYAGRDEESIERLEEEIESLTTTVHGLDAYQIVDKLGEGTFSSVYKAIDVYYDLYKNEPWAKSNTPRIVPRPPKPGAVYVALKRIYVTSSTARILNELEIMETLRGKPFLAYLITAFRSADQVIAVMPYSRHTEFRDYYRIMPLSDLPCYFYCLFSALEAMHAEGILHRDVKPANFLYDPRTGFGTLCDFGLAERVEPGEWRNKCHHTCPTPEHPHGEQGINHSTHSSHLLPGGALAREDRPVSQARPPMGPPNRVGYLRADPRPGVRANRAGTRGFRAPEVLFKCMDQTPAVDIWSAGIILLSFLLKRFPLFNANDDTEALLELATIFGSRRMEQCAMLHNRTFASNLPTVDHGGRRIPELVQDLRPELFEPPPGHPDPSEYRQQVQHVVHLATGFSGEGEPLAATADILRVYEEAVQEPMVECINLDALYTNAQAESSDRENAQVLREDFCSTGIIARSWLALRGENRSQGVDIDLDALRDSQRRWGAKRVQLLQSAAYAKATHTTELVSDAAPDGAPEERAPQTSTWDEGQASARFDRRHAKKLQQKPEATAPEPRMVLLHSDVLDLPAAPMADGATLEAPDIVASLNYAMAYFHDRKTLLAYLKTVVGSLRPKTGVFITDMFGGAPTGEEYEDQQALWSTFWDEPGFLRSAADRDQVVLDADRSDVRRARGANDDLQVFPAPTEEQRGTRQEWPRGRLKLVRKGEEHGGFEYWREDGPIDYATNRFRMSLSFRFSDHSWIRDFFSYDFRIWSLKELTEAMEEAGFASVRVLVLPRNDMDSYVDESDDEMSGSDDEFAFLRRTEKEERQRRMFHTVQPGEKVFCSRSFATYIVARAP from the exons ATGGGCGAACCGGCGAAGCC gacgccgccgccgaagcgcgaggGCAACTtcgaggagcagctgcgctCCTTTGACAATGTTCCGCTCTTTATGCGGAATCTCCCCGGGGAGGACGATAAGAATGTTGCGctggacgcgctgcaggcgctaGCGTACGAAGGCCACCCCGACGATGCAGCAGAGAACTTTAAGAAGCAAGGCAACGAGTATTTCCTTGCGAAGCGGtaccgcgaggcgcttgggTTCTACCGCCAAGGCCTCGAGGCCAagcccggcggccgcccTCTAATCGAGTCGCTCTATTTGaacagcgccgcgtgcaacctcgagctgc AAAACTATGGGCGTGCGCTGATTGATACGCGGAATGCGATGCAGGTGAACCCCGACTCGCTCAAGGCGCTATACCGCGCCACGAAAGCGTTCCTTGCCCTCGACCGTctggacgacgcgctcggcgcatgcgacctcgcgctcgagcgtgcgccggagAGCGCCGACTTtacggcgctgcgcaaaaAAGCGAGCGaccgtgctgcgctgctcaagcggcgcgccgacgagcttgcAGAGAAGAAGCGGCGcgaccagctgctcgacgacgcggtccgcgtcgcgtgcgtcgcgcgcggcctctGGGTTGACAAGGTGAGCGGCACAGACGACGCACACACGCCCAAGTTTGATCCGGACGCCTTGCCTGCGTACGCCAAAGCGTCGCTGCCTCCTAGCGAatggcgcgcgccggaccCCATCCGCACGCCGATGCTTTTCCCCGTTATCTTCCTGTACCCCCAGCACTCGCAGTCGGACCTTATTGCCGAGTTCCACGAGGATACGACGGTTGGACAGCATCTCGAGGCCATGTTCCCCCCCGaagcgcgcggctcgctgcCGTGGGACCCCTCTGGCGAGTATGTCGCCTCGAACCTCTCGGTCATTGCCATGAcgcaccagcgccgcctgctccgTGTGGGCCACAAACTCTCGCTACGTACGATTATGGATCAGGGTGCGAAGgacgcgcccgacggcaagcccgagcaccgcgacggcctcgtcctccaCAACGGCGCTGTGTCCCTGGCCGTTTTTCCCAAGggcagcgcggccgagcgcac CGACTCGGATGTGTATGCAGGCCGTGATGAAGAG AGCATTGAGcggctcgaggaggagatcGAGAGCCTGACCACAACCGTGCACGGCCTGGACGCGTACCAAATCGTCGacaagctcggcgaggggACCTTTTCGTCGGTGTACAAGGCAATCGACGTGTACTATGACCTGTACAAAAACGAGCCGTGGGCGAAGAGCAACACGCCGCGGAtcgtgccgcggccgccgaagCCGGGGGCGGTGTACGTCGCGTTGAAGCGCATCTATGTCACGTCGAGCACTGCACGTATCTTGAACGAGCTCGAGATTATggagacgctgcgcggcaagcCGTTCCTTGCGTACCTCATCACAGCTTTTCGCAGCGCCGACCAGGTGATTGCCGTGATGCCGTACAGTCGTCACACCGAGTTCCGCGACTATTATCGTATCATGCCGCTGTCGGACTTGCCGTGCTACTTTTACTGCCTTTTTTCCGCACTCGAGGCGATGCATGCAGAAGGCATCCTGCACCGAGACGTAAAGCCCGCCAACTTTTTGTACGATCCGCGCACGGGTTTCGGCACGCTGTGCGACTTTGGActggcggagcgcgtcgagccgGGCGAGTGGCGCAACAAGTGCCATCATACATGCCCGACGCCGGAGCATCCCCACGGCGAGCAGGGCATCAACCACTCGACACACAGCAGCCATCTCCTTCctggcggcgcactcgcgcgcgaAGACCGGCCGGTGTCCCAAGCGCGGCCACCGATGGGGCCGCCGAACCGCGTCGGATacctgcgcgccgacccCCGtccgggcgtgcgcgcgaaCCGCGCAGGAACGCGCGGATTCCGTGCGCCAGAGGTCCTCTTCAAGTGCATGGACCAGACGCCCGCGGTGGACATTTGGTCGGCTGGCATTATTCTGCTTTCGTTCCTGCTGAAGCGTTTCCCCCTATTTAACGCGAACGACGATACAGAAGCACTGCTAGAGCTCGCTACGATCTTTGGCTCACGGCGCATGGAGCAGTGCGCGATGCTGCACAACCGCACCTTTGCGTCGAATCTGCCGACGGTCGATcacggcgggcggcgcatccccgagctcgtgcaggacCTGCGCCCCGAGCTCTTTGAGCCGCCGCCCGGGCACCCCGATCCGAGTGAGTACCGCCAGCAGGtgcagcacgtcgtgcACCTCGCCACC GGCTTTagcggcgagggcgagcccctggcggcgaccgccgACATTCTGCGTGTGTACGAAGAGGCGGTGCAGGAGCCGATGGTCGAGTGCATcaacctcgacgcgctgtaTACCAATGCCCAGGCCGAGTCGTCGGACCGCGAAAATGCACAGGTCCTGCGCGAAGACTTTTGCTCGACCGGCATCATTGCGCGATCGTGGCTCGCGCTGCGGGGCGAGAACCGCTCGCAAGGCGTCGATATCgacctcgatgcgctgcgcgactcgCAACGGCGCTGGGGGGcgaagcgcgtgcagctccTGCAGAGCGCGGCGTATGCGAAAGCTACGCACACGACCGAGCTTGtgagcgacgccgcgcccgatGGCGCAcccgaggagcgtgcgccgcagacgTCGACTTGGGACGAGGGgcaggcgagcgcgcgcttcgaccGCCGCCATGCAAAGAAGCTGCAGCAAAAACCCGAGGCgaccgcgcccgagccgcgcaTGGTGCTCCTGCAcagcgacgtgctcgacctgcccgccgcgccgatggccgacggcgcgacgctcgaggcgccggatatcgtcgcgtcgctcaaCTACGCAATGGCCTACTTCCACGACCGCAAGACGCTGCTTGCCTACCTCAAAACGGTCGTGGGAAGCTTGCGGCCCAAGACCGGCGTCTTTATCACCGACATGTTTGGCGGCGCACCAACCGGCGAAGAGTACGAGGACCAGCAGGCGCTCTGGTCCACGTTTTGGGACGAGCCTGGCTttttgcgctcggcggcggaccGCGACCAGGTGGTCCTGGACGCGGACcgcagcgacgtgcgccgcgcgcgcggcgccaaCGACGACCTCCAAGTATTCCCTGCGCCGACCGAAGAGCAGCGGGGCACACGCCAAGAGTGGCCGCGGGGCCGCCTcaagctcgtgcgcaaAGGCGAAGAGCACGGCGGATTCGAGTACTGGCGCGAAGACGGCCCGATCGACTACGCAACGAACCGCTTCCGGATGAGCCTGAGCTTCCGCTTCAGCGACCATTCCTGGATCCGCGACTTTTTCTCGTACGACTTTCGCATCTGGTCGCTCAAAGAGCTCACTGAGGCGATGGAGGAGGCGGGCTTTgcctcggtgcgcgtcctcgtcctgccCCGCAACGATATGGACTCGTACGTggacgagagcgacgacgagatgAGCGGGAGCGACGACGAATTTGCGTTTTTGCGGCGTaccgagaaggaggagcgccagcggcgcatgtTCCACACGGTCCAGCCCGGCGAAAAAGTCTTTTGCTCTCGTTCATTTGCAACATACATagtggcgcgcgcgccgtaa
- the PPX1_1 gene encoding exopolyphosphatase (EggNog:ENOG503P0WK; COG:C), with amino-acid sequence MRRGRRVLLLGLCIVLSALVYLRLPTKTRETFAMEYIEPPRALPEYAVWAKRAALAHIQGEAPATHLTLIMGNEAGDLDSAASALSLAYLLGHDPKFASAHGLDAGAVYAPLLQTPRSALRQRRENLMVYEALGIDLQSLLCIDDLGVDRTALALSPSANVSLGLVDHAKLTPAWGDGRRVDLVVDHHEDEGAHETARLRIVRSPSSDPVGSAASIVASLFQDALQGSDQRMDRSVADLLLSAIILDTKNLRMAPDGKATETDAEAYNFLLPVSSFHGPERIAFIQAAHAYGAPPTRDSDASVDSVAPGASREAQEHTAAWAKALKNVKADVSHLSTHELLARDFKDADVATGSGAVRLGISSVPLSLSSWLSEAYRTNAAIADVDEHAAAQQWAAWWASVVAFMRERRLDVALVLTSFKEPQGRPKSRRDLAIVYATKLSAPFAYVAAELQAYSTPSLELAPYVGQRNVGGAPEQSHALREQGLDAAIFRQGNTNANRKVVQPAIVRVLQKLL; translated from the coding sequence ATGCGCCgtggccgccgcgtgctccTCCTGGGTCTGTGCATTGTGTTGAGCGCGCTGGTGTACCTCCGCCTCCCCACCAAGACTCGCGAGACATTTGCCATGGAGTACATAGAACCTCCccgtgcgctgcccgagtACGCCGTTTGGGCGAAgcgggcggcgcttgcgcatATCCaaggcgaggcgccggcgacgcaccTCACGCTGATCATGGGCAACGAGGCCGGGGACCTcgactcggcggcgagtgcGCTCTCGCTTGCCTACCTTCTCGGCCACGATCCCAAGTTTGCAAGTGCGCATGGCCTGGATGCGGGCGCAGtgtacgcgccgctcctgcagacgccgcgcagtgcgctgcggcagcgccgtgaGAACCTGATGGTGTatgaggcgctcggcatcgaccTGCAGAGCCTCTTGTGCATCGACGATCTCGGGGTGGACCGCacagcgctcgcgctctcGCCGAGTGCCAACGTAtcgctcggcctcgtggACCACGCCAAGCTGACGCCGGCGTggggcgacggccgccgtgTCGATCTAGTAGTCGACCACCACGAGGACGAAGGTGCGCACGAGACTGCACGCCTGCGCATCGTCCGTTCCCCGAGCTCGGACCCGGttggctcggcggcgagcatagtcgcctcgctctttcaagacgcgctgcagggcAGCGACCAGCGCATGGACCGCAGTGTCGCTGATCTCTTGCTGAGCGCGATCATCCTCGACACCAAGAACCTGCGTATGGCCCCGGACGGCAAGGCGACCGAGacggacgccgaggcgtacaACTTCCTGCTGCCCGTCTCGTCATTCCATGGGccggagcgcatcgcgttTATCcaggctgcgcacgcgtacggcgcgccgcccacgcgcgactcggacgcgtcggtcgactcagtggcgccgggcgcgtcgcgtgaggcgcaggagcataccgcggcgtgggccaaggcgctgaAGAACGTCAAGGCGGACGTGTCACACCTCTCgacgcacgagctgcttgcTCGCGACTTTAAGGACGCGGACGTCGCGACGGGATCCGGCGCGGTCCGCCTCGGGATCTCGTCCGTGCCCCTCTCGCTCTCCTCGTGGCTCTCGGAGGCGTACCGTACGAAtgcggcgatcgccgacgtcgacgaacatgccgccgcgcagcagtgGGCGGCGTGGTGGGCGTCGGTCGTGGCGTTtatgcgcgagcgccgactggacgtggcgctcgtcctGACCTCGTTCAAGGAGCCGCAAGGGCGGCCCAAgagccgccgcgacctCGCCATCGTCTATGCAACAAAGCTCAGCGCGCCGTTTGCGTatgtcgccgccgagctccaggCATACAGCACGCCGTCactcgagcttgcgccgtacgtcggccagcgcaacgtcggcggcgcgccggagcAGAGCCACGCGCTGCGGGAACAAGGCTTGGACGCCGCTATCTTCCGCCAAGGCAATACGAATGCGAACCGCAAGGTCGTGCAGCCCGCGAtcgtgcgcgtgctgcagAAGCTTTTGTAG
- the MRH4 gene encoding RNA helicase (COG:A; EggNog:ENOG503NY0Q), which produces MLFLLRGTARGVVARLHTSAVQPARAPVRKPQRHQLGEVRSSVPERRKKEESGARTTSRSMAEGRGDGRRDGRKSESKAPVSSARRDTPRAGELPPLEFTTPEAQSTSVRTFATPPLSSGLLEMVQSLLGKRCRPTIPQSQALAHFLDTSGPDETLIAAETGSGKTLAYLLPVLQSLHDSRAATEHADYAHVAAGHAPRIMPRSVVLAPTHELARQIAEVAKALSHHAEHKLRVACTSTTAWDEVSARDYGRLRAYAAEATDVSAPAHSGAPLSPDVLVATPKRLRELCDANHRTPCSLRNVQSLVVDEADTLFDHGFMADTAAIVAEVRANAEARILFATATIPKSLAAYFASEFPSMATLASPNLHRLPPRLTARFVDPGGSKDMAILKEIFRIFTTPTCSDDQILIFCDRRTSVQQLSAYLRERNVDHVALTGDADARHARTDKDLARFLHRPYTRLEPEADAPRVLITTSLLSRGLDFGPQVRHVFLPDAGRRGATSVHQANNNALELLHRAGRSARAGRAGTVVLFDKSSAPGNTKVLINRRGQKKGVIRGQMDLLVSELKHTKRRR; this is translated from the exons ATGCTTTTTTTGCTGCGGGgcacggcgcgtggcgtGGTGGCGCGCCTGCATACGAGTGCGGTGCagcctgcgcgcgcgcctgtACGCAAGCCGCAACGGCAtcagctcggcgaggtgcgctcGAGTGTGCCGGAGCGGCGCAAAAAAGAGGAGTCTGGCGCACGtacgacgtcgcgcagcatgGCCGAaggacgcggcgacggccgccgcgatGGCCGCAAAAGCGAGAGCAAGGCGCCtgtgtcgagcgcacgcagaGATACCCCCCGTGctggcgagctgccgccgctggaGTTTACGACGCCAGAGGCGCAGAGCACAAGCGTGCGCACCTTTGCGACGCCCCCCCTGTCGtccggcctgctcgagatGGTCCAGTCGCTGCTTGGCAAGCGGTGCCGGCCGACGATTCCGCAgtcgcaggcgctcgcgcacttTCTTGATACAAGTGGGCCCGACGAGACGCTGATTGCGGCCGAAACAGGCAGCGGCAAGACGCTTGCCTACCTTCTTCCGGTGCTCCAGAGCCTGCAcgactcgcgcgccgcgacagAGCATGCCGACtatgcgcacgtcgcggccggCCATGCTCCCCGCATcatgccgcgcagcgtggTTCttgcgccgacgcacgagctggcgcGGCAGATTGCCGAGGTTGCCAAGGCTTTGAGTcaccacgccgagcacaaGCTGCGTGTCGCCTGCACAAGCACCACAGCGTGGGACGAGGTGTCGGCGCGCGACTATGGGCGCCTCAGAgcgtacgccgccgaggccacaGACGTGtctgcgccagcgcactCTGGCGCGCCACTGTCgcccgacgtgctcgtcgcgacgccCAAGCGGCTCCGTGAGCTGTGCGACGCCAACCACcgcacgccgtgctcgctgcgcaacgtGCAGAGCCTcgtggtcgacgaggcagATACCCTGTTTGACCACGGATTTATGGCGGACACGGCTGcgatcgtcgccgaggtgcgtgcgaatgccgaggcgcgcatccTCTTTGCTACCGCGACGATTCCCAagtcgctcgccgcgtaCTTTGCGTCCGAGTTTCCGAGCatggcgacgctcgcctcgccgaATCTGCACCGCCTTCCTCCGAGGCTCACGGCGCGCTTTGTGGACCCCGGCGGATCGAAGGATATGGCGATCCTCAAGGAAATCTTTCGCATCTTTACCacgccgacgtgctccgACGATCAGATCCTCATCTTTTGCGACCGCCGGACGagcgtgcagcagctcagCGCctacctgcgcgagcgcaacgTCGA CCACGTAGCCTTgaccggcgacgcggacgcgcgccacgcacgcaCCGACAAGGACCTCGCGCGGTTCCTCCATCGTCCGTacacgcgcctcgagcccgaagcggacgcgccgcgcgtgctgATCACGACGTCGCTCCTGTCGCGTGGCCTCGACTTTGGGCCACAGGTGCGCCACGTTTTTCTCCcagacgccggccgccgcggcgccacgTCGGTGCACCAGGCGAACAACAAcgccctcgagctgctccaccgcgccggccgctcggcgcgcgctgggcgcgcgGGCACCGTTGTCTTGTTCGACAAGAGCAGTGCCCCGGGCAATACCAAAGTGCTCATCAACCGCCGCGGACAAAAGAAGGGCGTTATCCGAGGACAGATGGACCTCCTCGTGAGCGAGCTCAAGCACACCAAGCGCCGTAGGTAG
- the STP22 gene encoding suppressor protein stp22 of temperature-sensitive alpha-factor receptor and arginine permease (EggNog:ENOG503NVDU; COG:U), translating to MDRGMVQRWLRQVLEPVAYDDGRAALLLLLDGTLPAEYGGVVYYIPVHIWIPRAYPREAPTVYVMPTKDMLVRRSAYVDPSGRVYAEYMQQWERKPEGADILDLLRACQGHFGQEPPVVAKPTAAGPSQVAAQPPPATAGSAGSPRPAAQPARPPNPELAALHDAVYTKFRTRRDELRHSVSQANAQLRVLLDDLERGQPAIQDEMQRLEAVQAVCNTRTHQLNDTMQAAQSRAHELQLRPEPNVDEMFAATNLVENQLVQLVAEDHAIEDTLYQLGRALHAEQLSLDRFIKQTRMLSREQFLRRALAKKIVHSLGWT from the exons ATGGACCGTGGCATGGTGCAGCGGTGGCTGCGGCAGGTCCTGGAGCCGGTAG CCTACGAcgacgggcgcgccgcgctcctcttGCTGCTCGATGGGACGCTTCCGGCAGAGTACGGGGGGGTGGTGTACTACATACCCGTGCATATATGGATCCCGCGGGCGTATCCGCGCGAAGCACCGACCGTGTACGTGATGCCGACCAAAGACATGCTGGTGCGGCGCAGTGCGTACGTCGATCCCAGCGGCCGCGTCTATGCGGAATACATGCAACAATGGGAACGCAAACCAGAAGGGGCCGATATCCTGGACCTCTTGCGTGCGTGCCAGGGGCATTTTGGGCAGGAGCCGCCAGTGGTGGCCAAGCCCACGGCGGCGGGGCCGTCGCAGGTCGCCGcccagccgccgccggctaCCG CGGGCAGCGCCGGAAGCCCCCGgcctgccgcgcagcccgcACGCCCCCCCAaccccgagctcgcggcacTGCACGATGCAGTCTACACCAAATTCCGTacccgccgcgacgagctgcgccattCCGTGTCGCAGGCGAatgcgcagctgcgtgtGCTCCTAGACGATCTCGAGCGTGGCCAGCCCGCCATCCAAGACGagatgcagcgcctcgaggcggtgcaggccGTGTGTAATACACGTACGCACCAGCTGAACGATACCATGCAGGCCGCGCAGAgccgcgcgcacgagctgcagctgcgcccCGAGCCGAATGTCGACGAGATGTTTGCGGCGACGAACCTCGTCGAGAACCAGCttgtgcagctcgtcgccgaggatcACGCGATCGAGGACACGTTGTACCAGCTGGGCCGTGCACTccatgccgagcagctctcGCTCGACCGGTTTATCAAG CAAACGCGCATGCTTTCGCGCGAACAGTTTCTGCGGCGTGCACTCGCCAAAAAGATTGTGCACAGCCTTGGCTGGACATAG
- the DOT5 gene encoding thioredoxin peroxidase dot5 (COG:O; BUSCO:EOG0926578E; EggNog:ENOG503P2T2), which translates to MSAPEGRRQSQRIAKRSAEDVPSASNPVEKSVKREPVKAAPAKAAPAADEAVTSLSVGDALPALVLLDQDNEEVRIAELNNAVLFTYPRANTPGCTKQAQCYRDASDEWAAAGYTVFGLSSDAPKSQKTWAAKLGLKYRLLSDPDRELIGALTGSKSSTKRSHFVVRDGKLALSSVGVKPVESSPAALKFAQS; encoded by the exons ATGAGCGCTCCCGAAGGACGGCGCCAGTCGCAGCGCATTGccaagcgcagcgcggaGGATGTGCCCTCTGCATCCAATCCCGTAGAGAAGAGTGTGAAGCGAGAGCCTGTCAAggctgcgccggccaaggccgcgcctgcggccgacgaggcggtgaCGAGCTTATCGGTGGGTGACGCGCTCCCCGCGCTTGTCCTCCTCGACCAGGACAATGAGGAAGTGCGCATTGCAGAGCTGAACAACGCGGTGCTCTTTACGTACCCCCGTGCCAACACGCCGGGGTGCACGAAGCAGGCGCAGTGCTACCGCGACGCATCGGATGAGtgggcggccgccggctACACCGTCTTTGGCctctcgagcgacgcaccgAAATCGCAAAAGACGTGGGCGGCGAAGCTCGGACTCAAGTACCGCCTGCTCAGCGACCCTGACCGCGAGCTGATCGGCGCGCTTACCGGAAGCAAGTCAAGCACGAAGCGCAGCCACTttgtcgtgcgcgacggAAAGCTGGCGCTGTCGTCCGTTGGCGTCAAGCCGGtcgag AGCTCGCCTGCTGCCCTCAAATTTGCCCAGTCGTAG